A genomic window from Chrysoperla carnea chromosome 3, inChrCarn1.1, whole genome shotgun sequence includes:
- the LOC123295415 gene encoding axin isoform X2, with protein sequence MSGQNTPASHPLDENDDKGVSCSTRPPALGQEHLDSHHEHGWNQEQQESSTHCPQSHTQKSTIATTDISIINYCPESSQSENSPTPSSERPTQLCGQSITPTSERLTVLSDASLPYEDVPDGGNKTFGTNTSSQLKRPQTLLPDKCATNIDTFRTSSSSSDYHRASTKTLYTEYHPSARIISPSFESQPPSFSSTSYESRSPLDFQVPGSVPVRFDCLPESDPHASLRPWLRWALALHYLLHDAKGVNLFRRYLLTEGKQHVDALEFWFAVEGLHGQITPETVAQLVKVIYRRYFTKAQLPIDDQMRRDVAHKYKMAAPHMLADLFDVAQNHVETLMRQTTYPNFLKSDIYLDYVQQMQVVGESSSNDFTSDSGGELSSGGSSGCISIRDLPPTAGGNGGPLPTLHEDSELVTDYYYPPPGYLHHGQRSPLCSPFEPPRLTKDLLLQTQKRRALEVRPKSETLAGDGSSIHQRAVRRKQARQVREAASINRESSSSGHMIIPRTQRPPRDHLKPLSPNEFAKQLTEKLENVLKERDVQEQLDRKLQELCVASDCASSSMVGDMMPEIPPNVPSSLPVAEVPARALAAALKEKLKLDDDNDQDILDQHVSRVWADLTPNRSPGRLTPQVAIRPRNIRKERDVHSTFSSDSGNVMDFTEGSVSGITGIVKSKSMGEYSHDNERFIRLGVNRRSSSRKTLTDLTDSGVSVVSDTLPIISGASTATGKDSRVLSWLFESDRTAKMSQSNSVIPNSPTARHRKGHSHSRSSSLERGSTASNPSITQQTTILPAASTLPIERISDRRRGEPSQPFVADPGMPPLPSPHTPTQLEEARRRLLESDTSSRNRHKDSSSSQSTLRKGGNQGSSSSNASKPYTTVVFNFCDEQFPYRTKIPSVPVTLKQFKDYLPKKGNYRYFFKTAIAELDNQVIQEELSCDSDILPLWDGKIMAQVKPID encoded by the exons ATGAGTGGCCAAAACACACCAGCATCTCATCCACtag ACGAAAACGATGACAAAGGTGTATCGTGTTCTACACGTCCACCAGCTCTAGGACAAGAGCACTTGGATTCTCACCATGAACATGGTTGGAATCAAGAACAACAAGAGTCATCCACCCATTGTCCACAATCACATACACAAAAATCAACTATCGCTACCACTGATATTAGTATCATAAATTATTGTCCAGAAAGTAGTCAATCAGAAAATAGTCCAACACCTAGTTCCGAACGACCCACACAATTGTGTGGTCAAAGTATAACGCCCACATCTGAACGATTAACTGTGTTAAGTGATGCCAGTTTACCCTACGAAGATGTTCCTGACGGTGGCAACAAAACATTTGGTACAAATACTTCCTCACAATTAAAAAGGCCTCAAACATTATTGCCAGATAAATGTGCTACTAACATAGATACGTTTCGAACTTCGTCATCTTCATCCGATTATCATCGTGCTTCCACtaaaactttatatactgaATATCATCCGTCAGCGCGCATTATTAGTCCATCGTTTGAATCACAACCGCCATCTTTTTCATCTACATCATATGAATCAAGATCTCCATTAGATTTCCAAGTACCTGGCTCAGTACCTGTTCGATTTGATTGCCTTCCAGAATCTGATCCACATGCAAGTTTACGTCCTTGGTTACGATGGGCTTTAGCTTTGCATTATCTATTACATGATGCGAAAGGTGTTAATTTATTCCGAAGATATTTACTCACCGAAGGTAAACAACATGTTGACGCGCTCGAATTTTGGTTTGCCGTTGAAGGTCTACATGGACAAATTACACCAGAAACGGTAGCACAACTAGTTAAAGTTATTTATAG aCGATATTTTACAAAAGCACAATTACCAATTGACGATCAAATGAGACGTGATGTGGCTCATAAATATAAGATGGCTGCGCCCCATATGCTTGCTGATTTATTTGATGTCGCACAAAATCATGTTGAAACACTTATGAGGCAAACCActtatccaaattttttaaagagtgatatttatttagattatgtacag cAAATGCAAGTTGTCGGTGAAAGTAGTTCAAATGATTTCACTAGTGATAGTGGAGGTGAATTAAGTTCAGGTGGTTCTAGTGGATGTATTAGTATTCGAGATCTTCCACCAACAGCTGGAGGGAATGGTGGCCCCTTGCCAACATTACATGAAGATAGTGAATTAGTTACAGATTATTATTATCCACCGCCAG GATACTTACATCATGGGCAGCGTAGTCCGTTATGTAGTCCATTTGAACCTCCTCGACTGACAAAAGACTTATTACTACAAACACAAAAACGTAGAGCACTTGAAGTTCGACCAAAGTCTGAAACATTAGCTGG tgATGGTAGTTCAATACATCAACGAGCAGTACGAAGAAAACAAGCCCGCCAAGTTCGTGAAGCAGCTAGTATAAATCGTGAAAGTTCATCTAGTGGTCATATGATTATTCCTCGTACACAGAGGCCGCCACGTGATCACTTAAAACCACTATCGCCTAATGAATTTGCCAAACAATTAAcggaaaaattagaaaatgttttaaaagaacGTGACGTGCAAGAGCAATTAGATAGAAAATTACAAGAG TTATGTGTAGCTAGCGATTGTGCCAGTAGTAGTATGGTTGGTGATATGATGCCTGAAATACCACCTAATGTGCCCTCATCATTACCTGTTGCTGAAGTGCCTGCAAGAGCTTTGGCTGCTGcacttaaagaaaaattaaaattagatgaTGATAATGATCAAGATATTCttg atCAACACGTATCAAGAGTATGGGCCGATTTAACACCCAATCGATCACCTGGAAGGCTTACACCTCAAGTAGCGATAAGACCTCGTAATATACGTAAAGAACGTGATGTACATTCAACATTTAGTTCTGATTCCGGTAATGTAATGGACTTTACAGAAGGTTCTGTATCTGGTATAACAGGAATTGTTAAAAGTAAATCCATGGGAGAATATAGTCATGATAATGAGAGATTTATACGATTGGGAGTAAATAGAAG gtcGTCCAGTAGAAAAACTCTTACAGACTTGACAGATAGTGGTGTTAGTGTTGTGTCAGATACATTACCTATTATTTCTGGAGCAAGTACTGCAACTGGAAAGGACAGTCGTGTCTTATCATGGTTATTTGAATCAGATCGTACGGCGAAAATGTCACAAAGTAATTCCGTTATTCCAAATTCACCAACAGCcag acatAGGAAAGGACACAGTCATTCACGTTCATCGTCGTTAGAACGAGGTAGTACGGCGAGTAATCCTTCAATTACGCAACAAACAACAATTCTTCCTGCAGCTAGTACTTTACCAATTGAGCGAATAAGTGATAGGCGTCGTGGTGAACCAAGTCAACCATTCGTTGCCGATCCTGGTATGCCGCCATTACCATCTCCTCACACGCCTACACAACTAGAAGAAGCTAGACGACGATTATTGGAAAGTGATACTAGCAGTAGAAATCg acaTAAAGATTCATCATCAAGCCAGTCAACGCTAAGAAAAGGAGGAAATCAAGGATCATCTTCATCAAATGCTTCCAAACCTTATACAACtgtagtatttaatttttgcgATGAACAGTTCCCGTATCGTACAAAAATACCCAGTGTCCCTGTAACGTTAAAGCAATTTAAGGATTATTTGcctaaaaaaggaaattatag atatttctttaaaactgCAATTGCCGAGTTGGACAATCAAGTAATTCAAGAAGAGTTAAGTTGTGATTCGGACATTTTGCCATTATGGGATGGAAAAATAATGGCACAAGTAAAGCCAATTGactga
- the LOC123295415 gene encoding axin isoform X1 → MSGQNTPASHPLDENDDKGVSCSTRPPALGQEHLDSHHEHGWNQEQQESSTHCPQSHTQKSTIATTDISIINYCPESSQSENSPTPSSERPTQLCGQSITPTSERLTVLSDASLPYEDVPDGGNKTFGTNTSSQLKRPQTLLPDKCATNIDTFRTSSSSSDYHRASTKTLYTEYHPSARIISPSFESQPPSFSSTSYESRSPLDFQVPGSVPVRFDCLPESDPHASLRPWLRWALALHYLLHDAKGVNLFRRYLLTEGKQHVDALEFWFAVEGLHGQITPETVAQLVKVIYRRYFTKAQLPIDDQMRRDVAHKYKMAAPHMLADLFDVAQNHVETLMRQTTYPNFLKSDIYLDYVQQMQVVGESSSNDFTSDSGGELSSGGSSGCISIRDLPPTAGGNGGPLPTLHEDSELVTDYYYPPPGYLHHGQRSPLCSPFEPPRLTKDLLLQTQKRRALEVRPKSETLAGVPPIPLSTYHAAYSGYNPVSRVDSELQSLSSHSDARTESDNMSVTDVSSIDGSSIHQRAVRRKQARQVREAASINRESSSSGHMIIPRTQRPPRDHLKPLSPNEFAKQLTEKLENVLKERDVQEQLDRKLQELCVASDCASSSMVGDMMPEIPPNVPSSLPVAEVPARALAAALKEKLKLDDDNDQDILDQHVSRVWADLTPNRSPGRLTPQVAIRPRNIRKERDVHSTFSSDSGNVMDFTEGSVSGITGIVKSKSMGEYSHDNERFIRLGVNRRSSSRKTLTDLTDSGVSVVSDTLPIISGASTATGKDSRVLSWLFESDRTAKMSQSNSVIPNSPTARHRKGHSHSRSSSLERGSTASNPSITQQTTILPAASTLPIERISDRRRGEPSQPFVADPGMPPLPSPHTPTQLEEARRRLLESDTSSRNRHKDSSSSQSTLRKGGNQGSSSSNASKPYTTVVFNFCDEQFPYRTKIPSVPVTLKQFKDYLPKKGNYRYFFKTAIAELDNQVIQEELSCDSDILPLWDGKIMAQVKPID, encoded by the exons ATGAGTGGCCAAAACACACCAGCATCTCATCCACtag ACGAAAACGATGACAAAGGTGTATCGTGTTCTACACGTCCACCAGCTCTAGGACAAGAGCACTTGGATTCTCACCATGAACATGGTTGGAATCAAGAACAACAAGAGTCATCCACCCATTGTCCACAATCACATACACAAAAATCAACTATCGCTACCACTGATATTAGTATCATAAATTATTGTCCAGAAAGTAGTCAATCAGAAAATAGTCCAACACCTAGTTCCGAACGACCCACACAATTGTGTGGTCAAAGTATAACGCCCACATCTGAACGATTAACTGTGTTAAGTGATGCCAGTTTACCCTACGAAGATGTTCCTGACGGTGGCAACAAAACATTTGGTACAAATACTTCCTCACAATTAAAAAGGCCTCAAACATTATTGCCAGATAAATGTGCTACTAACATAGATACGTTTCGAACTTCGTCATCTTCATCCGATTATCATCGTGCTTCCACtaaaactttatatactgaATATCATCCGTCAGCGCGCATTATTAGTCCATCGTTTGAATCACAACCGCCATCTTTTTCATCTACATCATATGAATCAAGATCTCCATTAGATTTCCAAGTACCTGGCTCAGTACCTGTTCGATTTGATTGCCTTCCAGAATCTGATCCACATGCAAGTTTACGTCCTTGGTTACGATGGGCTTTAGCTTTGCATTATCTATTACATGATGCGAAAGGTGTTAATTTATTCCGAAGATATTTACTCACCGAAGGTAAACAACATGTTGACGCGCTCGAATTTTGGTTTGCCGTTGAAGGTCTACATGGACAAATTACACCAGAAACGGTAGCACAACTAGTTAAAGTTATTTATAG aCGATATTTTACAAAAGCACAATTACCAATTGACGATCAAATGAGACGTGATGTGGCTCATAAATATAAGATGGCTGCGCCCCATATGCTTGCTGATTTATTTGATGTCGCACAAAATCATGTTGAAACACTTATGAGGCAAACCActtatccaaattttttaaagagtgatatttatttagattatgtacag cAAATGCAAGTTGTCGGTGAAAGTAGTTCAAATGATTTCACTAGTGATAGTGGAGGTGAATTAAGTTCAGGTGGTTCTAGTGGATGTATTAGTATTCGAGATCTTCCACCAACAGCTGGAGGGAATGGTGGCCCCTTGCCAACATTACATGAAGATAGTGAATTAGTTACAGATTATTATTATCCACCGCCAG GATACTTACATCATGGGCAGCGTAGTCCGTTATGTAGTCCATTTGAACCTCCTCGACTGACAAAAGACTTATTACTACAAACACAAAAACGTAGAGCACTTGAAGTTCGACCAAAGTCTGAAACATTAGCTGG AGTACCCCCAATCCCATTATCAACATATCATGCAGCATATTCCGGTTATAACCCTGTTTCCCGAGTGGATAGCGAACTGCAATCCCTTAGCAGTCATTCAGATGCAAGAACTGAATCGGATAACATGTCCGTTACGGATGTTAGTTCAAT tgATGGTAGTTCAATACATCAACGAGCAGTACGAAGAAAACAAGCCCGCCAAGTTCGTGAAGCAGCTAGTATAAATCGTGAAAGTTCATCTAGTGGTCATATGATTATTCCTCGTACACAGAGGCCGCCACGTGATCACTTAAAACCACTATCGCCTAATGAATTTGCCAAACAATTAAcggaaaaattagaaaatgttttaaaagaacGTGACGTGCAAGAGCAATTAGATAGAAAATTACAAGAG TTATGTGTAGCTAGCGATTGTGCCAGTAGTAGTATGGTTGGTGATATGATGCCTGAAATACCACCTAATGTGCCCTCATCATTACCTGTTGCTGAAGTGCCTGCAAGAGCTTTGGCTGCTGcacttaaagaaaaattaaaattagatgaTGATAATGATCAAGATATTCttg atCAACACGTATCAAGAGTATGGGCCGATTTAACACCCAATCGATCACCTGGAAGGCTTACACCTCAAGTAGCGATAAGACCTCGTAATATACGTAAAGAACGTGATGTACATTCAACATTTAGTTCTGATTCCGGTAATGTAATGGACTTTACAGAAGGTTCTGTATCTGGTATAACAGGAATTGTTAAAAGTAAATCCATGGGAGAATATAGTCATGATAATGAGAGATTTATACGATTGGGAGTAAATAGAAG gtcGTCCAGTAGAAAAACTCTTACAGACTTGACAGATAGTGGTGTTAGTGTTGTGTCAGATACATTACCTATTATTTCTGGAGCAAGTACTGCAACTGGAAAGGACAGTCGTGTCTTATCATGGTTATTTGAATCAGATCGTACGGCGAAAATGTCACAAAGTAATTCCGTTATTCCAAATTCACCAACAGCcag acatAGGAAAGGACACAGTCATTCACGTTCATCGTCGTTAGAACGAGGTAGTACGGCGAGTAATCCTTCAATTACGCAACAAACAACAATTCTTCCTGCAGCTAGTACTTTACCAATTGAGCGAATAAGTGATAGGCGTCGTGGTGAACCAAGTCAACCATTCGTTGCCGATCCTGGTATGCCGCCATTACCATCTCCTCACACGCCTACACAACTAGAAGAAGCTAGACGACGATTATTGGAAAGTGATACTAGCAGTAGAAATCg acaTAAAGATTCATCATCAAGCCAGTCAACGCTAAGAAAAGGAGGAAATCAAGGATCATCTTCATCAAATGCTTCCAAACCTTATACAACtgtagtatttaatttttgcgATGAACAGTTCCCGTATCGTACAAAAATACCCAGTGTCCCTGTAACGTTAAAGCAATTTAAGGATTATTTGcctaaaaaaggaaattatag atatttctttaaaactgCAATTGCCGAGTTGGACAATCAAGTAATTCAAGAAGAGTTAAGTTGTGATTCGGACATTTTGCCATTATGGGATGGAAAAATAATGGCACAAGTAAAGCCAATTGactga
- the LOC123295415 gene encoding axin isoform X3, with amino-acid sequence MSGQNTPASHPLESDPHASLRPWLRWALALHYLLHDAKGVNLFRRYLLTEGKQHVDALEFWFAVEGLHGQITPETVAQLVKVIYRRYFTKAQLPIDDQMRRDVAHKYKMAAPHMLADLFDVAQNHVETLMRQTTYPNFLKSDIYLDYVQQMQVVGESSSNDFTSDSGGELSSGGSSGCISIRDLPPTAGGNGGPLPTLHEDSELVTDYYYPPPGYLHHGQRSPLCSPFEPPRLTKDLLLQTQKRRALEVRPKSETLAGVPPIPLSTYHAAYSGYNPVSRVDSELQSLSSHSDARTESDNMSVTDVSSIDGSSIHQRAVRRKQARQVREAASINRESSSSGHMIIPRTQRPPRDHLKPLSPNEFAKQLTEKLENVLKERDVQEQLDRKLQELCVASDCASSSMVGDMMPEIPPNVPSSLPVAEVPARALAAALKEKLKLDDDNDQDILDQHVSRVWADLTPNRSPGRLTPQVAIRPRNIRKERDVHSTFSSDSGNVMDFTEGSVSGITGIVKSKSMGEYSHDNERFIRLGVNRRSSSRKTLTDLTDSGVSVVSDTLPIISGASTATGKDSRVLSWLFESDRTAKMSQSNSVIPNSPTARHRKGHSHSRSSSLERGSTASNPSITQQTTILPAASTLPIERISDRRRGEPSQPFVADPGMPPLPSPHTPTQLEEARRRLLESDTSSRNRHKDSSSSQSTLRKGGNQGSSSSNASKPYTTVVFNFCDEQFPYRTKIPSVPVTLKQFKDYLPKKGNYRYFFKTAIAELDNQVIQEELSCDSDILPLWDGKIMAQVKPID; translated from the exons ATGAGTGGCCAAAACACACCAGCATCTCATCCACtag AATCTGATCCACATGCAAGTTTACGTCCTTGGTTACGATGGGCTTTAGCTTTGCATTATCTATTACATGATGCGAAAGGTGTTAATTTATTCCGAAGATATTTACTCACCGAAGGTAAACAACATGTTGACGCGCTCGAATTTTGGTTTGCCGTTGAAGGTCTACATGGACAAATTACACCAGAAACGGTAGCACAACTAGTTAAAGTTATTTATAG aCGATATTTTACAAAAGCACAATTACCAATTGACGATCAAATGAGACGTGATGTGGCTCATAAATATAAGATGGCTGCGCCCCATATGCTTGCTGATTTATTTGATGTCGCACAAAATCATGTTGAAACACTTATGAGGCAAACCActtatccaaattttttaaagagtgatatttatttagattatgtacag cAAATGCAAGTTGTCGGTGAAAGTAGTTCAAATGATTTCACTAGTGATAGTGGAGGTGAATTAAGTTCAGGTGGTTCTAGTGGATGTATTAGTATTCGAGATCTTCCACCAACAGCTGGAGGGAATGGTGGCCCCTTGCCAACATTACATGAAGATAGTGAATTAGTTACAGATTATTATTATCCACCGCCAG GATACTTACATCATGGGCAGCGTAGTCCGTTATGTAGTCCATTTGAACCTCCTCGACTGACAAAAGACTTATTACTACAAACACAAAAACGTAGAGCACTTGAAGTTCGACCAAAGTCTGAAACATTAGCTGG AGTACCCCCAATCCCATTATCAACATATCATGCAGCATATTCCGGTTATAACCCTGTTTCCCGAGTGGATAGCGAACTGCAATCCCTTAGCAGTCATTCAGATGCAAGAACTGAATCGGATAACATGTCCGTTACGGATGTTAGTTCAAT tgATGGTAGTTCAATACATCAACGAGCAGTACGAAGAAAACAAGCCCGCCAAGTTCGTGAAGCAGCTAGTATAAATCGTGAAAGTTCATCTAGTGGTCATATGATTATTCCTCGTACACAGAGGCCGCCACGTGATCACTTAAAACCACTATCGCCTAATGAATTTGCCAAACAATTAAcggaaaaattagaaaatgttttaaaagaacGTGACGTGCAAGAGCAATTAGATAGAAAATTACAAGAG TTATGTGTAGCTAGCGATTGTGCCAGTAGTAGTATGGTTGGTGATATGATGCCTGAAATACCACCTAATGTGCCCTCATCATTACCTGTTGCTGAAGTGCCTGCAAGAGCTTTGGCTGCTGcacttaaagaaaaattaaaattagatgaTGATAATGATCAAGATATTCttg atCAACACGTATCAAGAGTATGGGCCGATTTAACACCCAATCGATCACCTGGAAGGCTTACACCTCAAGTAGCGATAAGACCTCGTAATATACGTAAAGAACGTGATGTACATTCAACATTTAGTTCTGATTCCGGTAATGTAATGGACTTTACAGAAGGTTCTGTATCTGGTATAACAGGAATTGTTAAAAGTAAATCCATGGGAGAATATAGTCATGATAATGAGAGATTTATACGATTGGGAGTAAATAGAAG gtcGTCCAGTAGAAAAACTCTTACAGACTTGACAGATAGTGGTGTTAGTGTTGTGTCAGATACATTACCTATTATTTCTGGAGCAAGTACTGCAACTGGAAAGGACAGTCGTGTCTTATCATGGTTATTTGAATCAGATCGTACGGCGAAAATGTCACAAAGTAATTCCGTTATTCCAAATTCACCAACAGCcag acatAGGAAAGGACACAGTCATTCACGTTCATCGTCGTTAGAACGAGGTAGTACGGCGAGTAATCCTTCAATTACGCAACAAACAACAATTCTTCCTGCAGCTAGTACTTTACCAATTGAGCGAATAAGTGATAGGCGTCGTGGTGAACCAAGTCAACCATTCGTTGCCGATCCTGGTATGCCGCCATTACCATCTCCTCACACGCCTACACAACTAGAAGAAGCTAGACGACGATTATTGGAAAGTGATACTAGCAGTAGAAATCg acaTAAAGATTCATCATCAAGCCAGTCAACGCTAAGAAAAGGAGGAAATCAAGGATCATCTTCATCAAATGCTTCCAAACCTTATACAACtgtagtatttaatttttgcgATGAACAGTTCCCGTATCGTACAAAAATACCCAGTGTCCCTGTAACGTTAAAGCAATTTAAGGATTATTTGcctaaaaaaggaaattatag atatttctttaaaactgCAATTGCCGAGTTGGACAATCAAGTAATTCAAGAAGAGTTAAGTTGTGATTCGGACATTTTGCCATTATGGGATGGAAAAATAATGGCACAAGTAAAGCCAATTGactga
- the LOC123296433 gene encoding centrosomal protein 20-like isoform X1, with protein sequence MKMASEQELLEAVKEALQKDGQLGQMRAELRSAVLKILEKKPINISKPKVIEENAVINDLIFEYLEWNGYRYTSQMLLSESGQTHPAKPRRQLEEDLGIEYDSKTVQIPLIYSILAQMKANSCNSNSNSPS encoded by the exons ATG aaaatgGCATCAGAACAGGAACTTCTGGAag CCGTTAAAGAAGCTTTACAAAAAGATGGCCAATTAGGTCAAATGCGTGCCGAATTACGTTCAGCTGTGctcaaaatattagaaaaaaaaccgATTAATATTTCGAAACCAAAAGTGATTGAAGAGAATGCTGTCATTAACGACctaatttttgaatatctaGAATGGAATGGATATAGATATACGTCGCAAATGTTGCTCTCAG aaTCTGGACAAACACATCCTGCAAAACCAAGACGACAATTAGAAGAAGATCTGGGAATTGAATATGACTCAAAAACAGTTCAAATTCCTTTAATCTACAGTATATTAGCGCAAATGAAAGCTAATAGTTGTAATAGTAATAGTAATTCGCCATCATAA
- the LOC123296433 gene encoding centrosomal protein 20-like isoform X2 has product MASEQELLEAVKEALQKDGQLGQMRAELRSAVLKILEKKPINISKPKVIEENAVINDLIFEYLEWNGYRYTSQMLLSESGQTHPAKPRRQLEEDLGIEYDSKTVQIPLIYSILAQMKANSCNSNSNSPS; this is encoded by the exons atgGCATCAGAACAGGAACTTCTGGAag CCGTTAAAGAAGCTTTACAAAAAGATGGCCAATTAGGTCAAATGCGTGCCGAATTACGTTCAGCTGTGctcaaaatattagaaaaaaaaccgATTAATATTTCGAAACCAAAAGTGATTGAAGAGAATGCTGTCATTAACGACctaatttttgaatatctaGAATGGAATGGATATAGATATACGTCGCAAATGTTGCTCTCAG aaTCTGGACAAACACATCCTGCAAAACCAAGACGACAATTAGAAGAAGATCTGGGAATTGAATATGACTCAAAAACAGTTCAAATTCCTTTAATCTACAGTATATTAGCGCAAATGAAAGCTAATAGTTGTAATAGTAATAGTAATTCGCCATCATAA